The following coding sequences are from one Nicotiana tabacum cultivar K326 chromosome 1, ASM71507v2, whole genome shotgun sequence window:
- the LOC107783903 gene encoding filament-like plant protein 4, producing MDRRSWPWKKKSSDKAAVEKAAAVTIALASDPSDSTESQGDQSKQDNHKRPKYVQISVESYSHLTGLEDQVKSFEEQVNTLEDEIAELNDKLSAAQSEMTNKENLVKQHAKVAEEAVSGWEKAEAEASTLKNHLESVTLLKLTAEDRASHLDGALKECMRQIRNLKEEHEQKLHDVVLNKTKQNDKIKHELEAKIANLDQELLRSAAENSALSRSLQERSNMLVKISEEKAQAEAEIELLKSNIESREKEINSLKYELHIAAKEQEIRNEEKNMSVRSAEVANKQHLEGVKKIAKLEAECQRLRGLVRKKLPGPAAMAQMKLEVEGLGRDYGESRLKKFPAKPSSPQYSLPDFSFDTIQKYHKENEMLTERLFAMEEETKTLKEALTKRNSELQASRSLCTQTANKLQSLEAQVRANGEHKSPSKSTVRMPTEGAFSQNASLPPSLNSMSEDGNDDNVSCAGSWATTLLSELSHIKKERSFDSSHKSECVSHMELMDDFLEMEKLANLSNDMNGAVSNPDTSNARCEIANIDTLIHVTPGNDSQLKNHNETDPSEHQASSSEEASAPCYKHASEPSPLMKLQSRISIVLESLSKEADMQKLQEDLRQIVQEVHDSILPQSARSIVEATASSETASASQLSPYDPRANVEKDIHVSQDSKSCNGAVQNISKELSDAMSQIHDFVIFLGKEAEAVDGASPDGTRINEKLDEFSATYVEVVSSRLNLVNFVLDLSQVLRNASELHFNILGYKTSETEMSTSDCIDKVALPENKGLQHSGGGYSNICARFSDSSSDPDIPSEGRLVPTSESTKTSWKCSLEEFEQLKLEKDNMALDLTKCTENLESTKSQLVETEQLLAEVKSQLISAQKSNSLAETQLKCMVESYRSLETRTEELQTEVNLLQTKIECLDNELQEEKKSHHEALARCQDLEEQLQRIESCPAADIVAKTNQEKELSAAAEKLAECQETIFLLGKQLKALRPQTESMGSPWIERSPKRQSLSEEPTTSGMSLHDTDMDELDTATSVKTNSESPMDLYNALYSPSDSEVNNPLRSPISSKHPKHRPTKSSSSSSSGGPTPEKQSRGFSRFFSSKGKISN from the exons ATGGATCGTCGGAGTTGGCCCTGGAAGAAGAAATCATCAGATAAGGCAGCAGTTGAGAAAGCTGCAGCTGTTACAATAGCCTTAGCCTCTGATCCTTCAGATTCAACCGAGTCTCAGGGTGATCAG AGCAAACAGGATAACCATAAGAGACCAAAATATGTCCAAATCTCTGTTGAGTCATATTCACATTTGACTGGGCTGGAGGATCAAGTGAAGTCCTTTGAGGAACAAGTGAATACCTTAGAAGATGAAATAGCGGAATTGAATGATAAGTTGTCTGCAGCACAGTCAGAAATGACTAATAAGGAGAACTTAGTGAAACAACATGCGAAGGTTGCTGAAGAAGCTGTTTCAG GTTGGGAAAAAGCCGAGGCAGAAGCTTCAACACTGAAAAATCACCTGGAATCTGTCACTCTTTTGAAGCTTACTGCTGAAGACCGCGCATCGCATTTGGATGGTGCACTGAAAGAGTGCATGCGGCAGATACGAAACTTGAAAGAAGAACATGAACAAAAACTGCATGATGTCGTTCTCAACAAAACCAAACAAAATGACAAGATAAAGCATGAGCTTGAAGCAAAGATAGCTAACTTGGACCAAGAATTACTCAGGTCTGCAGCTGAAAATTCAGCACTTTCGAGGTCTTTGCAGGAGCGTTCTAATATGCTCGTTAAAATTAGTGAAGAAAAAGCCCAAGCTGAAGCAGAAATAGAATTGTTGAAGAGCAATATTGAATCAcgtgaaaaagaaataaattctCTCAAATATGAACTCCATATTGCAGCAAAAGAGCAAGAAATTCGTAATGAGGAGAAAAACATGAGTGTACGGTCTGCAGAAGTTGCAAACAAACAACATCTAGAGGGAGTAAAGAAAATCGCTAAGCTGGAAGCAGAGTGTCAGAGACTACGTGGTCTTGTCCGGAAGAAGTTGCCCGGGCCTGCAGCCATGGCCCAGATGAAGCTTGAAGTAGAGGGTTTAGGCCGGGATTATGGAGAAAGTCGGTTAAAGAAGTTTCCAGCGAAGCCTTCAAGTCCACAATACAGCTTGCCAGATTTTTCATTTGATACTATACAGAAGTACCATAAAGAGAACGAGATGTTAACAGAACGCCTTTTTGCAATGGAGGAGGAAACAAAGACGTTGAAAGAAGCTTTGACAAAGCGAAACAGTGAATTACAAGCCTCCAGGAGTCTGTGCACACAGACTGCCAACAAGCTTCAAAGTTTGGAAGCACAAGTGCGTGCAAATGGCGAACATAAAAGTCCTTCAAAGTCCACAGTTCGAATGCCTACAGAGGGTGCCTTTAGTCAAAATGCAAGCCTTCCTCCAAGCTTGAATTCTATGTCGGAAGATGGAAACGACGATAATGTAAGTTGTGCAGGGTCTTGGGCTACAACATTATTGTCTGAGCTCTCGCATATTAAGAAGGAAAGGAGCTTTGATAGTTCGCATAAATCTGAATGTGTAAGTCACATGGAGCTAATGGATGACTTTTTAGAGATGGAGAAATTAGCAAATCTGTCTAATGACATGAATGGAGCTGTTTCAAATCCAGATACAAGCAATGCAAGATGTGAAATTGCAAATATTGATACATTAATTCATGTCACCCCAGGCAATGATTCTCAACTGAAAAATCATAATGAGACAGATCCATCTGAACATCAAGCATCTTCCAGTGAGGAAGCATCAGCTCCTTGCTATAAGCATGCTTCAGAGCCATCCCCTCTCATGAAGCTCCAATCAAGAATTTCAATTGTATTGGAGTCTCTATCTAAGGAGGCTGACATGCAAAAACTTCAAGAGGATCTAAGACAGATTGTTCAGGAGGTCCATGATTCTATCCTTCCCCAATCGGCGAGGAGCATCGTCGAGGCTACAGCCAGTTCTGAGACTGCAAGTGCATCTCAGCTCTCTCCCTATGACCCTAGGGCAAATGTAGAAAAGGACATTCATGTCTCTCAAGATAGTAAATCATGCAATGGAGCTGTTCAAAATATTAGTAAAGAATTATCAGATGCTATGTCTCAGATTCATGACTTTGTTATATTTCTGGGCAAAGAAGCAGAGGCTGTCGATGGAGCATCTCCAGATGGAACTCGTATTAATGAAAAGTTGGATGAGTTCTCTGCCACCTACGTTGAGGTTGTTAGCAGCAGGTTGAATTTGGTGAATTTTGTTCTTGACCTCTCTCAGGTGCTGCGTAACGCGAGTGAATTACACTTCAATATCCTGGGATACAAAACTTCTGAAACAGAAATGAGTACTTCTGATTGCATAGACAAGGTTGCTTTACCAGAAAATAAAGGTCTTCAGCACTCAGGAGGGGGATATTCAAATATTTGTGCTCGTTTCTCTGATTCTTCTTCAGATCCTGACATTCCTAGTGAAGGGAGACTTGTTCCAACTTCAGAGTCAACAAAAACTTCGTGGAAGTGCTCATTGGAAGAGTTTGAACAATTGAAACTTGAGAAGGATAACATGGCTCTTGATCTAACTAAATGTACAGAGAACTTGGAAAGCACAAAATCGCAATTGGTTGAAACAGAGCAGCTTCTGGCAGAGGTGAAGTCACAATTGATATCTGCTCAAAAGTCGAATAGTCTGGCTGAAACTCAGCTCAAATGTATGGTAGAATCATATAGATCACTTGAAACTCGTACGGAGGAGTTGCAAACTGAAGTAAACCTTCTTCAGACAAAAATAGAATGTCTTGATAATGAGCTTcaagaggaaaagaagagtcACCACGAAGCTTTAGCTAGATGCCAGGATCTTGAAGAGCAACTCCAAAG GATTGAGAGCTGTCCAGCCGCTGACATTGTTGCCAAGACCAACCAG gAGAAAGAGTTATCAGCAGCAGCCGAGAAGCTTGCAGAGTGCCAAGAAACCATATTTCTTCTTGGTAAGCAGTTGAAAGCTTTGCGTCCTCAGACAGAGTCGATGGGGTCTCCATGGATTGAGAGAAGTCCAAAGAGGCAGAGTCTGAGTGAAGAACCGACTACGAGTGGTATGAGCTTGCATGATACTGATATGGATGAGTTGGATACTGCCACTTCTGTGAAGACAAATTCTGAATCCCCCATGGATCTATACAATGCTCTGTATAGTCCTTCAGATTCTGAAGTAAACAATCCATTGAGATCACCAATCAGCTCAAAGCATCCAAAACACCGGCCTACTAAGTCAAGCTCCTCATCTTCATCTGGGGGCCCAACACCTGAAAAGCAATCTCGTGGATTCAGCAGATTCTTTTCTTCGAAAGGAAAGATTAGCAATTAG